The genomic DNA GGTGAGCCTTATTTTTACCGAAACGTCATGAAAAAGGTGTCTACCAAGAAGAAAAAAGAAACCTTGGCTGCGCGCGCGGAGAACATCAAGCAGAAACTCTTTTTGGGGGATGAAACCATGGAGTTTTTGGACTATGTGGAAAATGAGTACCAGTCTAAGCTGTCTAAACGTGCCCTCTCCTCCTTCCAGAAAAATAAAGAGAGGGATTTAGCAATTTTGGCACTTCTTCTGGCGTCTGGTGTCCGCTTATCTGAAGCAGTAAATCTCGATTTAAAGGATGTGAATCTTCGAATGATGATTATCGAGGTGACACGCAAGGGAGGCAAACGTGATTCGGTCAATGTCGCGGGCTTCGCTAAACCCTATCTTGAGGCTTATCTAGGTATCCGCCAGCAACGCTATAAGGCCGAAAAAACAGACCTCGCCTTCTTTTTGACTGAATATCGAGGACTTCCAAACCGTATTGATGCTTCTTCTGTCGAGAAAATGGTGGCCAAGTATTCAGCAGACTTCAAGATACGGGTAACACCTCACAAACTTCGCCATACGCTTGCAACCAGGCTTTATGATGCGACAAAATCTCAAGTTCTGGTTAGCCACCAACTAGGCCATGCCAACACACAAGTCACTGACCTCTACACCCATATCGTCAATGATGAGCAGAAAAACGCCTTAGATAAACTATAAAAAGCAAGAGGTCAGCTCTTGCTTTTTGCGTAATTTAAATTATGTAAAATCACTTTAACAATTCTTTTAATTTTTCCTGATCAACATCTGGATAGTGGTCTAAGAAAGTCGAAATAGTTCGCAGGACAGCTGGGATATACCCTGCTTGGTCATTTTCAATCTGAAGAACCAAAAGCGGCTCGTGTAAGCTCATGCGGAGCAAGAACCAGCCATCTCCATAAGGATGGCTTAGGTCAAAGCGCACTCCTTCTTCATTCTCAGGATTAAAAGCAAAGCCCTCAATGTTTGTCTGCCGGAAATCATCAATAACCCCTTCACCGAGCGTACGATAATCTTCTGCTTCTAGTTTGAAACGCACTTCCTGCGTTTCAAGTGGCTGTTTTAACTGATCAATCAAGTCGTCCAAGGACTTTCCTTCTGTCTGAAGTTTTGGTAAGAGCATGAGGATTTTTGCTGCTACATACGTCCCATCATCTAAGAAATAATTTTCCTTGAAGGCTGCATGTCCAGAGGTTTCAATAGCCAGCTGGCAGTCGATTCCTGCCTTATTGGTTTCAATGGCCTTGTTGATGACATTGCGATAACCTGAGATGTAGCGAATTTGCTTGCCTCCAAGGCGTTCTATGAAAACCTTCAGGTGTTCACTTGTCGGAGAATTGGTTACAATGCTGGTTCCAGGATGTTCGGCGAGAACAATCTGACTGAGGACTGCAATCAGGTTGTTCCGGTTGAGAATTTGACCAGATTTAGTGACCAAGGCTGCGCGGTCAACGTCGGTATCAAAGATAATCCCTAAGTCTGCCCCTGCTGCAAGAACAGCCTGACGGATGCTTTCCATGGCTTCCTTATTGTCGGGATTGGGAACATGATTTGGGAAGGTGCCATCTGGGTCTAGGAATTGCGAGCCTGTGGTATCTGCACCTAACTCCGCCAAAACCTTCTCAGCAAAGAATCCACCCGCTCCATTTCCAGCATCAACGATGATATGGAGACCGCTCAGGGGCTTTTCTTGTCCGTCACAGGCTCTACAAATTTTGTCAACCAGGTCCTGAGCATAAGGTGTAATCAGGTCTGCTGAGGTCACACTTCCAAGGTGGGAAGCTGGTAAGTCTTCACTATGCGAGAGGATGTAGTCAATGTCCTCGTGTTCTGCTCCGCCTTTTTCCGAAAAAATCTTAATGCCATTAAAATAATAAGGCAGGTGACTGGCAGTAATCATGACGCCGGCGTGACACTTGAACTGAGGGTACTGGGTACTCATGAAGAGGGCTGGGGTAGTTGCCATGCCAAAATCTACGACTTGAACCCCCAATCGAACGGCTTCTTCTGAAAATGCCTCGAGCAAATTTGGACCACTAATGCGGCTATCTCGTCCGATACCAATCTTAAGTTGGCCTTCTTGGAAGGCTCTTGCTAGTTCGGGATTCTGAGTTAGCCAGTGGATGAGGCCACGCGCAATCTGCTTCGTTGCCTGCGGTGTCAAATTAACAGCCTGCTCCTTTGTTGCAATCGCAATTCCACGGATATCAGATCCGTTTTGCAAAACATGATGGTGGGTCATAAGATTCTCCTTTGTATCTGTTACTTTCAGTATAGCACAAAAGCAAAACGCTTTCAAAATGAAAAAGCACAGTTTTTACCGTACTTTCTCTATGGTTACCTGAGTACCAATTTCTATCTGACTCTCTACTTGAATGGTCAACTCTAGCTGATTCAAGACACGCTTGGCTAGATAGAGCCCAAAGCCAGTTGCCTTTTGGTGCTCACGGCCATTGTAGCCTGTGAAACCTTCATCAAACAGTCGCGGAATATCTTCAGCCAGTATACCAATTCCCGTATCCTTGACCGAAATCCCCTTATCCAAGCAAATAGTCACACTGCCGCCAGTCTTGTTGTATTTAAGGGCGTTATCAATGATTTGTGACAGAGCAAAACTTAGCCATTTCCTGTCGGTTTTGATGGACCAGTTACCATCTATGCTGACTCCAATTTCTTTCTGCAGGAATTGGTTTCGGTATTTTTTGACCACTTCGACCACTACTTCTCTCACTTCAACCTCTTCAAATCGAAAATCGCTGGAATGACTGGTCAGTTTGAGATAGTTGAGCAGGTTGGCCATGTAATTATCCAACCGCAAAAGCTGGTGGTTCACATCAGCAGGTTTTAACTGTTCCGTCTGGCTCATCAAAGAAAGGGCAGCCAGAGGGACTTTCATCTGATGCGACCACATTTTCACCATGGCTTGCAAATCTTCTTCTCTGGACTTGTAGTCTAAAAGCTGTTCCCGTGTAGCCTGCTTTTCTGCTTCAATGAGGCTGAGATAAGCCAAATCCACCGGTTTATTAAGCAAGGGCAGAGCCTCTTCATGCACATAATCCTTCAATGCTCTCATGCGATTGCGAAACTTCCAGAAAAGACCCGCTGTCAGTAGGATTAAGAGAGTTAGGGACAATAGCAGAGCGTTTTGCAGAAATTCGGTGGGCAGCTGGTAGAGAAAGAAAAGCAGGATAAAACTACCAGCCAGCACCCCATAGCAAACATACAAACTCCTGTATTCTCGAAAAAATTTAGCAATCATTTAATAACGTACCCCACACCTCGGACAGTATGAATGCGGTTAAAACCTAACTCATTGATTTTTTTGCGCAGGCGAGTCATATTGACATTGAGTGTATTCTGGTCGATAAATTCTTCATTTTCCCAGAGCTTTTCTAGCAGTACTTCCTTGGCAACTACCTGCCCTTGTTCCTTCATAAGAGTGGTTAAAATTTTTGTTTCTGTGAGTGAGAGTTGAATTTGTTGCTCTCCGTTTGTAAACCGTCCGTCTGTACTCAGCTGGAACTCATCCAATTTCAGAACTGTTGATTGACTGAATTGATTGACTCGACGTAGAAATGCAGCAATTTTGGCATCAAGAATCCCTAGCGAAAAAGGTTTTGATACAAAGTCATCACCGCCCATATTCATGGCCATGACTGCATTCATCTCATCATCACTAGAGGAAATAAAAATAATAGGCATGGTCATGGTTTTGCGAATTTCCGTCGTCCAGTAAAAGCCATTATAGTAAGGCAGACTAATATCCATGAGTACCAAGTCAGGCTGCAACTCTGCTACTTCTTGACTAACTGCACGGAAATTCTTCACACTATCCACTTGATAGGATTTGCCCAGATGCTGTTTTAAAATCTGGACAATCATTTCATCATCTTCAACGATATATATTTTTTCTTTTTCCATCATCTTCATTCTGCAAAAGCCAGGACATAGGTCTTGGCTTTTTACACACTTCCATTTCTCATTTTTAGACTTGTTACAATCAATTTATCGTCCTCAATGCTGGTAATGACGCGGTAATTGCCGATACGGTACCGCCATTGGCCAGAACGATTGGCTGTCAAGGCTTTTCCGTGTTGTCTAGGGTTGTCGGTCACATGACTGGACAGATAGTTGGTAATCTGTTTTTGGGTAAATTTGTCCAACTTTTTTAACTGTTCGATAAAACGACTGGTCGGTACGAGTTTATAGTAGGTCTTCATCCGTCAACCCCAAGTCTTCCAACATTTCCTCCCAGCTAATCGGCTCAATTCCTTTGGCTAAGTCTGCTTCGTATTCTGCCAAGGCAATGTCTGCCACACGCGCATCGTACTCGTCTTCAAGTGCTTCAAGTGTTTTGGTCCGAATAAGTTCTGACAAACTCACACCTTCAAACTTTGCCATAGCCTGCATAAAGAGCTTGTCCTGCTCAGAAACTTTCAATGTAATAGCTGCCATTTTTCTCACCTCTTTGGGTATTCCTTTGGTATTACCATTGTAACACCATTTCCCCAAAAAAGCAAGAAATCCCGCATAAAGCGAGATTTCTGCTATCGTTCGATAATATGATAATAGGTTCGGCTTGTCCACTTATAAATAACAAAATAGATAAGAGCAACGGCAAGCAAGGTCACTCCGCTGACGCTGTATATCATGACAGACGATACAACGCCAAACGACAGTAGCATTTGCTTAAGCATAACGAGAGAAACGATAAAGTGCAGGGTCGCCATAGCCAGAGGCATAAAGAAAACAATGAGAGTTTGAGAGTTGATGGTTTTCTTGACAGCTTGTTGGCTCATGCCCACTTCCTGTAAAATCTTGTAAGATTTCTTGTCTTCATGTCCTTCTGAATACTGCTTGTAGTAGATAATCAATGCTGCACCAAGCAAGAAACTAATGCCCAACAAGAAACCGGTAAAGAGGAAGCCGCCTGTGAAGCCTAGAAGCATATTCCCAAAGTCCGTTTTTTGCATGGCGTTTCCTAGATATTCACCATTTGCGTCAAGAATATGGTACATATCACCCGACTGCTCACCAAGGGAAGCAACCTCTTCCTTAGTCAAATCTGTAAAGACCCGGTAATCCAAGCTGACGAGATAACCCTGAGGGTTATTGGCGGCATAGTAGTCACTAAAAGCGGCTAACACACTATCATCACTGACCACCATCACCGCAGGATTTAGAGTATTAGTAATATCTGGAAAAATTGGTTGGTTTTGAACATTCACATTTTCAAACGTTTTATCGCCCAATGTCACGGTTTTCAAAGCGTTCGGTTCGCTCGGACGAATAAAGGCAATTTGATTTTCAGTCAATTTAGGTAACTCATTACCCAGTTTTCTGAAATCATCTTGGGTAATAAAGTAGGTAAAAAACATCTTGTTAAAATCTGGATTAGCAATGGTTTCTGGATTGATGACAATCTCATCTCCCTCATCGTAGACTAGACCAGCCTGATAGGTTAGGTAGGCCAGACTATCTTCTGCTTTTTCTGGAAAATGGCTGAGCACCGATTGCTGGAAGGCCATTTCACCCTGACTCCTATCCGCAACAGGATAGGTAATGGATGTTTCCTTTGGATAAAGTCCACTGGTCATATTTGCCATACCTGTATAGAGGGATGTCGTTGTCGCAATGGTCACAAAGGCCATGACAGCTAAGAGCGTAATATTGGCCAAACCAGTTGCGTGCTGTTTCATCCGAAAAATCATCTGCGAGGTGGTAATGAAATGCTCAGGTGTGTAGAAATATCGTTTGTTTTTCCGACGCATTTTCAAATACCAAGTCATAAAACTGATATAGAAAAGATAGGTACCAGCAATGACAAAGAGCACGGCGACAAAGAATCGCCAAATCACACCGATTCCCGCTGTTCTGGAAGATAGTGATAGGTAGTAACCAACCCCAAGGCTAAGAACTCCAAGGGCTGCCAACAGTAGATTTCCTCTGGGCTCCTTCTCCCCTTTTTCACTAGCCCTAAATAAAATCAGCGGACTGGTTTTGCCGATTGTCCGAATGGCCAGCAATTCCAAGATAAAGAAGATACCAGCAAAGAGAAAGGCTGTCATACCAAAGGCCAACGGTGAAATGCTAAAGTGAAGTTCTCCGTATTTCGTCAAATTAACAAAAATCAGATAAAGGACATTGGAGAAAACACTAGCGAGTACAGAACCCAATACGACAACTAGCAAGAAAATGAGTATCAGTTCCAAACTAGCAATCAGGGAAACCTTCTTCTTGTTCATCCCCAGCATATTGTAAAGTCCAAACTCTCTAGCCCGTTGTTGCATGAGAAAATTGAAGCTATAAATTTCCATAATCAGCGAGAAAATAGTCAGGACAACCACCCCGAGTCCGATAGATAGGGCGCCTGACCCCATAGATTTCATGACTGGACTAAGCATGAGTAAAAACATGGAACAGATTAGGGTAAAAAGGACGAGGCTGGCTAAAACAAAGGGTGCAAATACGCCGATGGATTTTCGGATATTTTGCCCAGCAAGTTTGAGATAAAACATCTACTCACCCCCTAAAAGTGCGGACATGTTGAGCGAAATTTCCTTGGCAAAGTCTTGATTGCTCTTGCCTGCTTTATATAATTGATGGAAAATCCGTCCGTCCTTGATAAACAAGACCCGTTTAGCATGACTGGCTGCGTTGGCTGAGTGAGTAACCATCAAGATCGTTTGTCCATCTAAGTTAATATCCTCAAACAGATTCAGCAGATCTTCTGAATTGCGATAGTCTAAGGCGGCAGTCGGTTCGTCCGCTAGGACAATCTGTGGCTGCGTAATTAGACTGCGAGCAATAGCCACGCGCTGCTTTTGACCACCAGACAATTCAAAGGGGCGTTTTTTCAGTAAATCTTGAATCCGTAGTTTCGGTGCCAGGACCTTCAACCGTTTTTCCATCTCTTGATGACTCTCACGCGCTAAGACCAGAGGTAAAAAGATATTGTCTTGAATAGACAGAGTGTCCAAGAGGTTAAAATCTTGAAAAACAAAGCCTAGGTTTCGCAAACGGAAATCAGCCAGCTTGCCTTCCTTGATTTTGGTAATGTCCTGATTGTTCAAGATGACAGATCCTCTGGTCGGTTTATCCAAGGTCGCAAGAATATTGAGAAGGGTTGTCTTACCTGAGCCGCTTTCTCCCATAATGGCAATAAATTCGCCCTCTTCTACCTTAAAATCCACGTCTTGGAGAGCACGAGTTTCCTCTTTTGAAAAGCGCGTGCGATAAATTTTTTCTAAGTGATTGATTTCTAATAACATACAAACTCCTAATTTTCTATTTCATTGTTGATACGATCTGATTCATCGACATTTTCTTCTAGTATGCCATAAACTTGAGCATTTGAAAATCCTGAGCCAATTCTGCTAGATATTCTCCATGTTCTAGCAAACTATCGACTTCTTCAGTTGACAAATCCTCCTTTGTCTGAAGTGCTTGGTAGGCTTGCTTGAATAACATAATCATTTCCTTCTTTCTTTTCTTGATAGTTCTAGTATAGACCAAGTACCTGTCTGCTCCCCTTACAGTTTCATCCAAAAAACTTACAAGTTTGTAAGGAGGCTGACCTATCCTCCACAGAGTTCATCACAGCAAAAACACCAGCCGATTTGACTGGTGTTTTGTAAGGAGATTATGAAAAGCCAAGCTGTCTGTGGGATGACTGCTTGAACCTTGAACTTGGTAAACAAGAATCAAGATTAGGATTGTCCTTAGTATATAGAACTTTAGCATCGTTTTCATCCGTCTCAGGGCTGATTTTTTAAATGCCCAAATAGGTTGACGTCATTGTCCTACACTGTTTTCCCAACAAAGGCAATCATATCATTCAAGACATCTCGATTGTCTGTTGTCAAGATGTAAATAGTATCTCCTTGAAGTTCGGCAAAGGCGCGCGGCATTCTTCTTACCATCTTAACATTGGCAGCATACTTGGCGAGGAATTCTTCCTCAGAATGCGCATAGTTGGTTGCATCACGACGCGTAACTGCTAGACAATACTGTGGTTCATAAGGACGGTCTGCCACTTCTTTTCCTGTCACAACATTTGCATAATCCTGATAGAGGTCAATCGAATGAGCATAATTGTATACATCAACTGTAAATCCACCGGCAGGACGATTATTGTATTCAAGAGCAATGTAGTCGTCGCCATTACGGAAAAATTCGATATGGAAAAAGCGCTCCTTCATACCAAAGGCCTTGATGATGGATCTGCCGTATTCTTGCAACTTCGGATCCATTTCTTTCAGAATATAGTAGGCATTGTCTTTCTTTGCTTCTAATAGTTCAAGAGGAGCATAAACATAATTAAAGGTTGTTTCAAAAACTACATTTCCCTTGCTGTCAATCAGACCATCGTAGGTGCATAGTTCACTGGATTCGACCAATTTTTCAAAGAAATAGACTGTCTGTCCGTTCCAATACTCGCGGAAAGCTGCAAGATCCTGCTGGTTTAGCAACTTAAATGTGGCTGCGGCACCCACACCATTGTCAGGCTTGGCAATCATTGGAAAACCAATTTTCTTCACTGCCTTATCAATATCTTTGTCAACCTTGACTACCTGTCCGGGTACAACAGGAACACCAGCTTTGACAAAATATTTCTTCATCTCAGATTTGAACTTGGTCTTTTTAAGCTGACTTGGCTTGGCACCAAAAATATTGAACTGTTCCCTCAAGGCCGCATCAGTTTCCAACCAGTGTTCATTATGGGATTCAACACGGTCAATTGGTCCATGTTTATAGATAAGAAAGGCTGCGGCACGCTTAACCTCATCCAGATTTTCCAGATTTTCAACACGGAAATACTCTGTCAAAGCATTACGCAATTCTTCAGGCAATTGGTCATAAGGCTCTTGACCGATACCAAGAACTGTGACACCTTCTTGTTTAGCTAACTCAATAGTAAAAGGTTGGAAGTTTTCAGGATAAAAGGGGGAAATAACGAGGTAATTCATAGAAAATCTCCTTTCTACAAGCCGAGCGCATGGAGGAAATAAGGCATTTGCTTTCTCCACCAAATCCAATCATGGGCAACATCCGTTCCCCAGGTATCAAACCAAGCTGGAATATTTTTTTCTTCAAAGGCCCGTTTGAGATTATAGAAAGACTCTAATCCGTCCTGTTCCCAATCTCCCAAGCCTGTGCAGACAATAATATCAGACTGACGGTAGCGGTCGATAAACCAGCCATCATTTTGATTCCAGATGTAGTCTGCTGGTGAGTTTTGATAAACCGCTTCGTCACCGCCATAATCTTGATTATGATCAAAGAAGCGAGCATCATAAATACCAGACAAAGCTATAACCTTATTGAAGACATCTGGATGCTGTAAGAAGAAATTAAGAGCATGATAGGCTCCCATAGAGCAACCTGTTGTCATCATAGGATCAAACCAGCCCGTCTTGTGTTTGATAAAAGGAATCGCTTCTTCAATAACGTAGCGCTCATATGCCCTGTGGGCTTGCGCACGATCATGCATGGACTTCCATTCAGCCAACCAGCTCTCCTTATCTACACTGGTCAAGGTGAAAAATTGTACCTTGCCAGCTTCAATCGAACCGCGACAAGCTTCAATCATCCCAAAATCAGCATATTCATTGTAAGAACCGCCCGAAGAAGCAAAAACAACAACTGGAATCCCCGCATGACCATAGCGGTTGAGGTTCATTTCACGGCCAAGATGGCCAGACCAGTGACTTAAAAATTCTACATGCATATTCTTATTCTCCTTACCATTTTTCACTTAAAAAACGCAGACACTCTGGCAAATGATGAGCCCAAGCAATCTCATTATGAATGGCACCAGAGGTGATTTCCAACTTGAGATTTTCCAACGCCACTCCTCCTGCTATCAACTGACGGTAATAGGAAAGCGAGGAATTGATATAGGCCTGTTTGATATTGCCAGCCATAAGGGTCTTGTCGGTATCATCTGCTTCTTCTGTCCCAACATAGATGTAAACCCGTTGGTCTGGATCCAACGGCTGACGCTCAATGTAGCGGTTAAAGGCCTCTTGGTGCAGCCAGTTGGCAGATGAGAAGACACCTAGACAGCCAATCTGATCCTGGTAGGCCAGGCCCATAAACTGGGTGATATTTCCTCCCAGCGAGGAACCAATCATGGCAGTATGAGCCTTATCTGGCTTGGTTCGGTATTCTTTATCGATAAAGGGCTTGACCACATCCATGACAAATTCGGCATAGAGGGTTCCCTTGCCACCAAATTGGATCCCTGGAATCCCCATTTCGCTGTATTTCCAGGCAGCGTATTCGTTCATCCGCTCCAAGCCGTCGTTGTCAATAGCCACGATAATCATCTTAGGGATGTCAGGATTGCGCTTGATGGTGGGGATGGTTTTCCAAGAATGCCCAGAAAAGGATTCCTTGCTATATAGGACATTTTGCCCATCGTGGAAGTAAACCACAGGATAGCGAGTATCCTTGTCTTCTTCATAATTTTTCGGAAGCAAGACACGAACGCGGCGATTCTGCTGGGTATAGGGAACCTGCAATTCGTGGGTTTTCATATCAAGGTAAAAATAGGATTTATTCACTTATAAACTCTCATTTCAACTAGTATTGGTCTATTATAGCATATTTTTTATGAAATATTCAGAAAATTTAGTTATTTATTTTCAATGTCCGTCAATTCCGAACAAACTAAGGCAACTTGGCTTGATAGGCTTGCTTGTAGCCTTCCAACTCCTTCAGCTCAGAACGGGTCAAGTCTTCAAAAACATCCAAAATAATGTCTTTCTTATCTCGCTTCCAAGTGGCAACCAGGCGCCCCTTGTAAAAGACAGTCGGTTTGATAATGCCGGTCAAGGTGTAGATTTGGCGGATGTGTTTGGGCTCAAAAAATGGATTGGCCTTCTTTTCATAACCCAGCAAGAGCTGGTCAAAACCAGCGATGAACAAACATTTTGGCAGCTCCGCTTCTTCCAAATCACCCAGATAAAAACGTTCTTCACCAGCGACTTGGATGATTTTTAAGTCCAGCTGCTTCATCCAATCAAGTACAGTTGACTTATTTTCTTTGAAATAATAACGGGCATCTGCCAGACTGACTGGGCCAAATCCAGAAAAATACCGCCGTGCAATTTCCAGCTCCGCTTCTTTCTTGGGCAGGGGTTGAAAATCCTTGAGCAAGTGGAAACGCTTGGCTCCGTACCCTTGGTAGATTTCTCCCCTTTCAACCATATAGCGCAAGAGCCCGCCCCAAGCATTGAAAATCCGCTTTTCATCTTCTAGGCTGATCTTTTCTGCCCGACAAAGATCCTTTATCTGGTCCCGGGTCAAGGATTGCTGACTCAACCCCTCTAGGATGACTTGGTGGAATCGTTGCTTGGTTTTAGGGCTTAATTCATCTCGGTACTCAGTTTGTAGATAGGCAGTGTCAGCCATACGCCCCTCGTGAATGTAAAGGGGAATTTCAGATTTGAGATAGGCGTGGACAGTCCTACGGATTGACCACTGGCGGGTCAGTTTTTCCTGCCAATCTGCCTCTTGAAATGCCTCTTCCGTCATCCGATTCTGAAAACCAATATGGACATAGGGCTGGAACTGAGCCTGCAGGCCATTGAGATGTTGACAGATTTTTTCAACAGATTGCCCTTCCAGCAGCCCTTGTTTCTTGAGAATAATTCCTTTCCAAGTTTCCTGATTCATCATTTTCCTCTTTTACTCTTACTAAGTCCAGTATAGCATAAAAGACACCCGAAGGTGTCTGGGGATTATTTCAACTTCTTATAAATATCTGAACGATGTCCTACATGGAGATTGAGCAAGACCAATTCACCCTCATCAACCACTGCAATTATACGATAATTTCCCACGCGAAAGCGAACATAACCAGCTAACTTTCCCGTCAAGTACTTCCCAGGAGACCGGGGAAAATCCACATCTACCAAGTGTTTATCAATCCACCTAGCAATTTGCCGGCTGGTTCCCTTATCAAGCTTATCCATATCTTCAAAGAAACTTGGGGCATAGTCCACACGATACTTAGCCATAGCGCTTCATCATCTCATCGTGACTATAAGTTTCCTTGCCGCTGTCAGCCCACTCTTGATAGGTAGTTTCTGCCTTTGCAAGGTCGTACATATCTTCTAATTTCTCTAGGACAGCTTCTCGAATAAAATCTGTCTTTGTCATGTGTTGGCCAGCAGAAACTTCTTCAATCAACTGAACCAAATCTTCATCAAAGCGTACCGCAATTGGTTTTGATAAGGTTGACATGCTTCACACCTCCGAATGTTTACTCTGTAAACATTATAATCTTAATCGTAAAAAAAGTCAATTCTGCACACAAAAGACACCCGAAGGTGTCTAAGAATAGTTGATAAGATTTAGTAGGCTAAAAACTCCTCCAAATCCTTGAGGGAACGCTCTGCTATTGCCTCATAACGCTCCTTCTTATCGCGGATACGGGGGCCGTCCAGCTCCTTGATGATACCAAAGTTGACATTCATAGGCTGGAAGTGCTTGCTTTCGGTATGGGTGATGTAGAATGGCAGAGCGCCGATGGCTGTGGTCTGCGGGAAGATGACAGGTTCTTCGCCTCGGAAGCGGCGAACGGCATTGATTCCGGCCACTAAGCCAGAGGCGGCAGACTCGACATAGCCCTCTACTCCTGTCATTTGACCTGCAAAGAAAAGATTTGGATTTTTCTTGGTCGCAAAGGTCTGTTCCAAAAGGTTTGGCGAATCCATGTAGGAATTGCGGTGCATAACACCGTAGCGGACAAATTCCGCATTTTCAAGGCCTGGAATCATCTGGAAGACCCGCTTCTGCTCGCCCCACTTGAGGTGAGTTTGGAAGCCTACGATATTGTAGAGGCTGCCTGCTGCGTTATCCTGACGGAGCTGGACAACTGCGTAAGGGGTCTTGTATTCGCCGTCACGTGGTCCCTTGTAGTCTTCAGGGTATTCCAGACCAACTGGCTTCATTGGGCCATATAGCATGGTTTTGATACCGCGTTTGGCCATGACTTCAATGGGCATACAGCCTTCGAAGTATTTTTCCTTTTCAAAGGAATTGAGCGGGGCTTCTTCAGCAGAAATCAAGGCCTCGTAAAAAGCGGTGAACTGCTCCTTATTCATAGGCGCATTGAGATAGGCAGCTTCTCCCTTGTCATAACGGGATTTGAGATAGACCAGGTCCATGTTAATGGTCGAGCTGTCCACAATCGGCGCTGCCGCATCGTAGAAATAAAAACCGTCGCCACCATTGAGCGCGTGAATCTTCTCTGCTAGGGCGTCAGATGTCAGAGGCCCGGTCGCAATAACCGTAATAGCATCCTCAGGAATTTCAGTGATTTCTCCGCGAATGACCTCAATCAGGGGATGG from Streptococcus oriscaviae includes the following:
- a CDS encoding response regulator transcription factor, giving the protein MMEKEKIYIVEDDEMIVQILKQHLGKSYQVDSVKNFRAVSQEVAELQPDLVLMDISLPYYNGFYWTTEIRKTMTMPIIFISSSDDEMNAVMAMNMGGDDFVSKPFSLGILDAKIAAFLRRVNQFSQSTVLKLDEFQLSTDGRFTNGEQQIQLSLTETKILTTLMKEQGQVVAKEVLLEKLWENEEFIDQNTLNVNMTRLRKKINELGFNRIHTVRGVGYVIK
- the relB gene encoding type II toxin-antitoxin system RelB family antitoxin — translated: MAAITLKVSEQDKLFMQAMAKFEGVSLSELIRTKTLEALEDEYDARVADIALAEYEADLAKGIEPISWEEMLEDLGLTDEDLL
- the xerS gene encoding tyrosine recombinase XerS, with the translated sequence MRRELLLEKIDQLKGIMPWYVLDYYQSKLAVPYSFTTLYEYLKEYRRFFEWLMDTGLVTSAHIADIPLDTLEHLTKKDMEAFILYLRERPLLNANTTQNGVSQTTINRTLSALSSLYKYLTEEVENEQGEPYFYRNVMKKVSTKKKKETLAARAENIKQKLFLGDETMEFLDYVENEYQSKLSKRALSSFQKNKERDLAILALLLASGVRLSEAVNLDLKDVNLRMMIIEVTRKGGKRDSVNVAGFAKPYLEAYLGIRQQRYKAEKTDLAFFLTEYRGLPNRIDASSVEKMVAKYSADFKIRVTPHKLRHTLATRLYDATKSQVLVSHQLGHANTQVTDLYTHIVNDEQKNALDKL
- a CDS encoding phosphomannomutase/phosphoglucomutase, whose translation is MTHHHVLQNGSDIRGIAIATKEQAVNLTPQATKQIARGLIHWLTQNPELARAFQEGQLKIGIGRDSRISGPNLLEAFSEEAVRLGVQVVDFGMATTPALFMSTQYPQFKCHAGVMITASHLPYYFNGIKIFSEKGGAEHEDIDYILSHSEDLPASHLGSVTSADLITPYAQDLVDKICRACDGQEKPLSGLHIIVDAGNGAGGFFAEKVLAELGADTTGSQFLDPDGTFPNHVPNPDNKEAMESIRQAVLAAGADLGIIFDTDVDRAALVTKSGQILNRNNLIAVLSQIVLAEHPGTSIVTNSPTSEHLKVFIERLGGKQIRYISGYRNVINKAIETNKAGIDCQLAIETSGHAAFKENYFLDDGTYVAAKILMLLPKLQTEGKSLDDLIDQLKQPLETQEVRFKLEAEDYRTLGEGVIDDFRQTNIEGFAFNPENEEGVRFDLSHPYGDGWFLLRMSLHEPLLVLQIENDQAGYIPAVLRTISTFLDHYPDVDQEKLKELLK
- a CDS encoding ABC transporter permease — encoded protein: MFYLKLAGQNIRKSIGVFAPFVLASLVLFTLICSMFLLMLSPVMKSMGSGALSIGLGVVVLTIFSLIMEIYSFNFLMQQRAREFGLYNMLGMNKKKVSLIASLELILIFLLVVVLGSVLASVFSNVLYLIFVNLTKYGELHFSISPLAFGMTAFLFAGIFFILELLAIRTIGKTSPLILFRASEKGEKEPRGNLLLAALGVLSLGVGYYLSLSSRTAGIGVIWRFFVAVLFVIAGTYLFYISFMTWYLKMRRKNKRYFYTPEHFITTSQMIFRMKQHATGLANITLLAVMAFVTIATTTSLYTGMANMTSGLYPKETSITYPVADRSQGEMAFQQSVLSHFPEKAEDSLAYLTYQAGLVYDEGDEIVINPETIANPDFNKMFFTYFITQDDFRKLGNELPKLTENQIAFIRPSEPNALKTVTLGDKTFENVNVQNQPIFPDITNTLNPAVMVVSDDSVLAAFSDYYAANNPQGYLVSLDYRVFTDLTKEEVASLGEQSGDMYHILDANGEYLGNAMQKTDFGNMLLGFTGGFLFTGFLLGISFLLGAALIIYYKQYSEGHEDKKSYKILQEVGMSQQAVKKTINSQTLIVFFMPLAMATLHFIVSLVMLKQMLLSFGVVSSVMIYSVSGVTLLAVALIYFVIYKWTSRTYYHIIER
- a CDS encoding sensor histidine kinase, whose amino-acid sequence is MIAKFFREYRSLYVCYGVLAGSFILLFFLYQLPTEFLQNALLLSLTLLILLTAGLFWKFRNRMRALKDYVHEEALPLLNKPVDLAYLSLIEAEKQATREQLLDYKSREEDLQAMVKMWSHQMKVPLAALSLMSQTEQLKPADVNHQLLRLDNYMANLLNYLKLTSHSSDFRFEEVEVREVVVEVVKKYRNQFLQKEIGVSIDGNWSIKTDRKWLSFALSQIIDNALKYNKTGGSVTICLDKGISVKDTGIGILAEDIPRLFDEGFTGYNGREHQKATGFGLYLAKRVLNQLELTIQVESQIEIGTQVTIEKVR
- a CDS encoding type II toxin-antitoxin system RelE family toxin, whose translation is MKTYYKLVPTSRFIEQLKKLDKFTQKQITNYLSSHVTDNPRQHGKALTANRSGQWRYRIGNYRVITSIEDDKLIVTSLKMRNGSV